A portion of the Syngnathoides biaculeatus isolate LvHL_M chromosome 7, ASM1980259v1, whole genome shotgun sequence genome contains these proteins:
- the lurap1 gene encoding leucine rich adaptor protein 1 yields the protein MDEGTSCDGTPELRDIEAKIGRKTPEGLLRWMREEASSLRGEDKVAPAAQEIAKETGKRSLDEKIRKLKTEMAHLRSVDIKILQQFLAVHEGIEAVKWLLEERSTLTSRCSSLTSSQYSLGEGPDTSWRGSWSSLHDPHDKLDNISIGSYLDTLADDMDEYCPSSSESVICSSTPQVSEATAGCRTADVSAAVVSASATGEKPGANTGIGNGVVMGSRSRSNENATRKVIVSDVNGNGLVESEKGKPSVPNDVPEAQPDTKQDEVVCTNVAEAGLVSLNNSQTQSVKANGNLEKTITPTGGHARIALNEKLGKKQSPKRKPYKNGNIDLDTCKLNGKMHLEYDAHWRWVQSQEDVTFL from the exons ATGGATGAAGGAACTTCTTGCGACGGCACCCCGGAGTTGAGAGACATAGAGGCGAAAATCGGCCGGAAGACCCCCGAGGGTTTGCTCAGGTGGATGCGGGAAGAGGCGTCCTCCCTCCGGGGAGAAGACAAAGTTGCCCCCGCCGCGCAGGAAATCGCGAAGGAGACCGGGAAGAGGAGCCTGGATGAAAAGATAAGAAAACTGAAGACTGAGATG GCACACTTGCGCTCGGTGGACATAAAGATCCTCCAGCAGTTCCTGGCTGTCCACGAGGGCATCGAGGCCGTGAAATGGTTGCTGGAGGAGCGCAGCACACTGACAAGCCGATGCAGCAGCCTGACCAGCAGCCAGTACAGCCTGGGCGAGGGCCCCGACACCTCCTGGAGAGGCTCCTGGAGCAGCCTCCATGACCCCCACGACAAGCTGGACAACATTTCCATCGGAAGTTACTTGGACACCCTGGCAGATGATATGGATGAATACTGCCCCTCTAGCTCAGAGTCGGTCATCTGCTCTTCCACGCCACAGGTCTCCGAGGCTACTGCCGGGTGCCGGACAGCGGACGTTTCCGCAGCCGTGGTCTCTGCTAGTGCGACTGGGGAGAAGCCCGGGGCTAATACAGGGATTGGGAATGGAGTTGTAATGGGAAGTCGGTCTAGATCAAATGAGAACGCCACTAGAAAAGTGATTGTCAGCGATGTCAATGGGAATGGGCTAGTCGAGAGTGAAAAGGGAAAACCATCAGTTCCTAACGACGTTCCTGAAGCTCAGCCTGATACCAAGCAAGATGAAGTAGTTTGCACTAACGTGGCAGAGGCAGGCCTGGTTTCTTTGAACAATAGCCAGACCCAGTCCGTCAAGGCCAACGGGAACCTAGAGAAGACAATCACACCAACAGGCGGCCACGCTCGGATTGCTCTCAATGAAAAACTGGGCAAGAAACAGAGCCCCAAACGTAAACCttacaaaaatggaaacattgACTTGGATACTTGCAAGCTAAATGGCAAAATGCATCTGGAATATGACGCTCACTGGCGGTGGGTGCAATCACAAGAAGATGTGACGTTTTTGTGA